One genomic region from Nostoc sphaeroides encodes:
- a CDS encoding adenylate/guanylate cyclase domain-containing protein, which translates to MTELTLRLQEGDTEKTIAVDQDIFTIGRLPECNLYLPFAGVSRNHARLVKTADGVWTIEDMGSKNGTQVNKYLVNFPQELHHGDIIWLGNVSLVVLLTSPVSQLTSGYPGTSDINEQRTILHNVEQLQQQWIAADSKDGNNNKDKTIARLKDLVDIAKNLCAAASIEEIFSQVQQVVFRYLDSIERLALLIDVNGCGQLELVNAATRNISQQKHLPSDGSWISRSICQKVFDEKVVIQTADTQQDERFASEQSILVKGIRSAMAVPLWDENKVVGVLYADANLSSYHWANEGEEELSFFSALANIVASSVQRWLLVEKLKTEEMIRHRLERYHSPAVVQQLISVGALPGGRLAPTESEISILFADLVGFTAISEQLTPTAIAQLLNNLFEEMLKEVFTYGGTLDKYIGDCIMAFFGAPEPQPDHADRAVNAAKGMLTRLEHLNANGFWHEPLQLRIAINSGKAVVGDVGSSQRVDYTALGATINLAARMEAVCPPSECVISQATHKMLSLPSDFEEMGDYRFKGIERLVKIYQTKLQPMPTIITPFMNL; encoded by the coding sequence ATGACTGAACTGACGCTACGCCTACAAGAGGGAGATACGGAAAAAACGATCGCAGTTGATCAAGATATATTCACAATTGGCCGTTTGCCGGAATGTAACCTGTACCTACCTTTTGCTGGAGTATCTCGCAACCATGCCCGCTTGGTGAAAACAGCTGACGGTGTGTGGACTATTGAGGATATGGGCAGCAAAAACGGGACGCAGGTAAATAAATATCTTGTTAACTTTCCCCAAGAGCTACATCACGGCGATATCATTTGGCTGGGCAATGTTAGTCTGGTAGTGCTGCTCACAAGCCCTGTTTCCCAATTAACATCTGGGTATCCTGGAACTTCAGACATTAATGAACAAAGAACAATCCTTCACAATGTCGAACAATTACAACAGCAATGGATCGCAGCTGATAGCAAAGATGGCAACAATAATAAAGACAAAACCATTGCCCGTCTCAAAGACTTAGTGGACATAGCTAAAAATCTCTGTGCGGCGGCATCTATAGAAGAGATTTTTTCTCAGGTGCAGCAAGTGGTTTTCCGTTACCTTGATAGTATCGAGCGCTTGGCATTATTAATTGATGTTAATGGTTGCGGTCAATTAGAATTAGTGAATGCTGCTACTAGAAATATTTCTCAACAAAAACATCTCCCCTCTGATGGAAGTTGGATTAGTCGGAGTATCTGTCAAAAGGTATTTGACGAAAAAGTTGTCATTCAAACCGCCGATACCCAGCAGGATGAACGGTTTGCTAGTGAACAGAGTATTTTGGTTAAAGGCATTCGCAGTGCGATGGCAGTGCCTTTATGGGATGAAAATAAAGTTGTGGGCGTATTGTATGCCGATGCTAATCTTTCTTCTTACCATTGGGCAAATGAAGGCGAAGAAGAACTCAGCTTTTTTTCAGCTTTAGCAAACATTGTGGCTTCTAGCGTCCAGCGTTGGCTACTGGTAGAGAAACTCAAAACTGAAGAAATGATTCGTCACCGACTAGAACGCTATCATTCTCCAGCAGTTGTGCAGCAGTTGATCTCTGTAGGTGCATTACCGGGCGGACGTTTAGCTCCCACCGAGAGCGAAATCAGTATTTTGTTTGCAGATTTGGTTGGTTTTACGGCAATTTCTGAACAGTTAACACCAACTGCGATCGCTCAATTATTAAATAATTTATTTGAAGAAATGCTAAAAGAAGTGTTTACCTACGGTGGCACTTTAGATAAATATATTGGCGATTGTATTATGGCATTTTTTGGCGCTCCAGAACCGCAACCAGATCACGCCGATCGCGCTGTTAATGCAGCCAAGGGAATGCTGACTCGTCTCGAACATCTTAATGCCAATGGTTTTTGGCACGAACCGCTTCAATTACGTATTGCGATTAATAGCGGTAAGGCTGTTGTGGGAGATGTCGGTAGTTCCCAAAGGGTAGATTATACGGCGTTAGGGGCGACGATTAATCTTGCTGCTCGCATGGAAGCAGTTTGTCCCCCTAGTGAATGCGTGATTAGTCAAGCCACTCATAAAATGCTTTCACTGCCTTCAGACTTTGAGGAAATGGGAGATTATCGTTTCAAAGGTATTGAGCGATTAGTTAAGATTTATCAGACAAAATTGCAGCCAATGCCAACAATTATTACTCCATTTATGAATCTTTAG
- a CDS encoding Uma2 family endonuclease: MTQVLRKVVTFDEFVAKYPDNTGQRYELYDGVVVEMPQPTGDHEEIIVFLSTKITLEYSRLGLRYGIPKTVLVKPLENESAYSPDLLLLNLTNLVNEPRWKKESTVTQAASIPLVIEVVSTNWRDDYLKKYADYEEMGIPEYWIADYGALGGREFIGKPKQPTFLVCSLEEGEYRISKFRGNDRIQSPTFPELNLTAEQIFRAGIVS, from the coding sequence ATGACTCAAGTCTTACGCAAAGTAGTTACATTCGATGAATTCGTTGCTAAATATCCAGATAACACAGGGCAACGTTACGAACTATATGATGGAGTAGTAGTAGAAATGCCCCAACCAACAGGCGACCATGAAGAGATTATTGTATTTTTATCTACAAAAATCACTTTAGAATATAGTCGCCTCGGACTGCGGTATGGTATACCAAAAACAGTATTAGTTAAACCACTTGAAAACGAATCAGCTTATTCGCCAGATTTGCTGCTCCTAAATCTTACTAATTTAGTTAATGAACCTCGGTGGAAAAAAGAATCAACTGTTACTCAAGCAGCATCAATTCCTTTAGTAATTGAGGTAGTAAGTACAAACTGGCGTGATGATTATCTGAAAAAATATGCTGACTATGAAGAAATGGGAATTCCTGAATATTGGATTGCAGATTATGGTGCATTAGGCGGTAGAGAATTTATTGGCAAACCAAAACAACCTACTTTTTTAGTTTGCTCTTTAGAAGAAGGTGAGTATCGCATTAGTAAGTTTCGAGGAAATGACCGAATCCAGTCGCCAACTTTTCCAGAGTTGAATTTGACCGCAGAGCAAATTTTTCGCGCTGGCATAGTCAGCTAA
- a CDS encoding NAD-dependent succinate-semialdehyde dehydrogenase — MAIATINPATGETLKTFEPLNDAEIIAKLDLANQTFEQYRQTSFLTRSHWLQKAADILEQDKAEFAKLMTLEMGKPFKAAIAEVEKCAVVCRYYAEHAPGFLADVSIKTDASQSFVRYQPMGVILAVMPWNFPFWQVFRFAAPALMAGNVGLLKHASNVPQCALAIEEIIRRAGFPEGAFQTLLIGAAKVADLMADDRVKAATLTGSEPAGASLAVAAGKQIKKTVLELGGSDPFIVLESADLETAVVTATTARMLNNGQSCIAAKRFIVAEAIADKFEKLLLEKFEALKVGDPMQPDTDLGPLATPGILQDLDQQVQAATKSGGKVLTGGHPLSDRPGNFYPPTIIIGIPPEASIAKEEFFGPVALLFRVPDIDAAIKLANDSPFGLGASAWTTNDQESDRLVEEIEAGAVFINSMVKSDPRLPFGGIKRSGYGRELSIQGIHEFVNVKTVWVK, encoded by the coding sequence ATGGCGATCGCCACCATTAATCCCGCCACTGGGGAAACGCTCAAAACCTTTGAGCCACTCAATGATGCAGAAATTATCGCTAAACTCGATTTAGCTAATCAGACTTTTGAACAGTATCGTCAGACTAGTTTTTTGACGCGATCGCACTGGCTACAAAAGGCTGCTGATATTTTAGAGCAAGACAAAGCAGAATTTGCGAAGTTAATGACTCTGGAAATGGGTAAGCCATTTAAAGCAGCGATCGCGGAAGTCGAAAAATGCGCCGTTGTCTGTCGCTACTATGCCGAACACGCCCCTGGTTTTTTAGCTGACGTCAGTATAAAAACTGATGCCAGCCAGAGTTTTGTGCGTTATCAACCAATGGGTGTGATTCTCGCGGTGATGCCGTGGAATTTCCCTTTCTGGCAAGTTTTTCGTTTTGCCGCACCGGCGCTAATGGCGGGAAATGTCGGCTTACTCAAACATGCTTCCAATGTGCCGCAGTGCGCCTTGGCAATTGAAGAGATTATCCGACGGGCAGGTTTTCCTGAAGGTGCGTTTCAAACTCTATTAATAGGCGCTGCCAAAGTCGCCGATTTGATGGCTGATGACCGCGTAAAAGCTGCTACCTTGACCGGAAGCGAACCAGCTGGCGCATCCCTCGCCGTCGCCGCCGGTAAACAAATCAAAAAAACAGTTTTGGAATTAGGAGGAAGTGACCCGTTCATTGTGTTAGAAAGTGCTGACTTAGAGACAGCAGTTGTCACAGCTACTACAGCACGGATGTTGAATAATGGGCAATCATGTATTGCAGCGAAACGTTTTATTGTCGCAGAAGCGATCGCAGATAAATTTGAAAAATTACTTTTAGAAAAATTTGAGGCGCTCAAAGTTGGCGATCCCATGCAACCAGATACCGATTTAGGCCCACTGGCTACTCCTGGTATTCTCCAGGATTTAGACCAACAAGTGCAAGCTGCCACAAAAAGCGGTGGTAAAGTCCTCACCGGTGGACATCCTTTATCAGATCGTCCTGGTAACTTTTATCCACCAACGATTATCATAGGTATCCCGCCTGAAGCATCAATTGCCAAAGAAGAATTTTTTGGCCCAGTAGCCTTGTTATTCCGGGTTCCAGATATCGATGCTGCCATTAAACTCGCTAATGACAGCCCCTTTGGGTTAGGTGCAAGCGCTTGGACAACCAACGACCAAGAGAGCGATCGCTTAGTCGAGGAAATCGAAGCCGGTGCCGTGTTTATCAACAGTATGGTCAAATCCGATCCTCGGTTGCCCTTTGGTGGCATCAAGCGTTCTGGATACGGCAGAGAATTGAGTATCCAAGGTATACATGAGTTTGTCAATGTTAAAACCGTGTGGGTTAAATGA
- a CDS encoding acetolactate synthase large subunit: protein MNTAELLVQCLENEGVQYIFGLPGEENLHVLEALKHSSIKFITTRHEQGAAFMADVYGRLTGKAGVCLSTLGPGATNLMTGVADANLDGAPLVAITGQVGTDRMHIESHQYLDLVAMFAPVTKWNKQIVRPSITPEVVRKAFKRSQSEKPGAVHIDLPENIAAMPVEGKPLRKDNSEKTYASFASIRAAAAAICQAVNPLILVGNGAIRAHASDAVTQFATLLNIPVANTFMGKGVIPYTHQLALWSVGLQQRDYITCGFDNTDLVIAIGYDLIEFSPKKWNRNGEIPIVHIGVSPAEIDSSYIPNAEVVGDISDSLYEILKLADRQGKPDPFAISLRSDIRADYEQYAHDDGFPIKPQKLIYDLRQVMGPDDIVISDVGAHKMWMARHYHCHSPNTCIISNGFAAMGIAIPGALAAKLVHPNRKVVAVTGDGGFMMNSQELETALRVGTPFVTIIFNDGGYGLIEWKQENQFGKGNSSFVHFSNPDFVKFAESMGLKGYRVESALDLIPTLKEALAQDVPAVIDCPVDYRENHRFSQKAGELSCAV, encoded by the coding sequence ATGAATACAGCAGAATTATTGGTGCAGTGCCTAGAAAATGAAGGAGTGCAATATATTTTTGGACTCCCTGGTGAAGAAAACTTGCACGTTTTGGAAGCGTTAAAACATTCTTCGATTAAATTTATTACGACTCGTCATGAACAGGGTGCAGCATTCATGGCGGATGTCTACGGACGCTTAACCGGAAAAGCCGGAGTATGTCTTTCTACTCTTGGGCCTGGGGCAACCAATTTAATGACTGGGGTAGCAGATGCTAACCTCGATGGTGCGCCCTTAGTGGCGATTACCGGTCAAGTGGGAACAGATAGAATGCATATTGAATCCCATCAATATTTAGATTTGGTGGCAATGTTTGCACCTGTTACCAAGTGGAATAAGCAGATTGTGCGACCAAGTATTACACCAGAAGTAGTGCGGAAAGCATTTAAGCGATCGCAATCTGAAAAACCTGGTGCAGTTCACATCGATTTACCAGAAAATATTGCTGCTATGCCTGTAGAAGGCAAACCTTTGCGTAAGGATAATAGCGAAAAAACTTATGCATCTTTTGCTAGCATTCGGGCAGCCGCCGCCGCAATTTGCCAAGCAGTTAACCCATTAATCTTAGTCGGAAATGGCGCAATTCGCGCTCATGCAAGTGATGCAGTAACACAATTTGCCACCTTGCTGAATATACCTGTTGCTAATACCTTCATGGGTAAAGGCGTGATTCCCTACACACATCAATTAGCTTTGTGGTCAGTGGGATTACAGCAAAGAGATTACATAACTTGTGGCTTTGATAACACAGATTTAGTAATTGCGATCGGCTATGATTTGATTGAGTTTTCCCCCAAGAAATGGAATCGTAATGGTGAAATTCCCATTGTGCATATTGGGGTAAGTCCGGCAGAAATTGATAGTAGTTATATTCCCAACGCCGAAGTAGTGGGAGATATTTCAGATTCCCTCTATGAAATTTTAAAATTAGCAGACCGACAAGGTAAACCTGATCCTTTTGCTATTAGCTTAAGGTCAGATATTCGGGCCGATTACGAACAGTATGCCCATGATGACGGATTTCCGATTAAGCCGCAAAAGTTAATTTATGACTTACGCCAAGTGATGGGCCCAGATGATATTGTCATCTCAGATGTTGGCGCACATAAGATGTGGATGGCCCGTCATTATCATTGCCATAGCCCCAATACTTGCATTATTTCTAATGGTTTCGCGGCTATGGGTATTGCCATTCCTGGCGCTTTAGCAGCAAAACTCGTTCATCCCAACCGCAAAGTTGTTGCTGTAACAGGCGATGGGGGCTTTATGATGAATTCTCAAGAATTAGAAACAGCCTTGCGTGTCGGTACACCCTTTGTCACGATAATTTTCAATGATGGTGGCTATGGGTTAATTGAGTGGAAGCAAGAAAATCAATTTGGCAAAGGAAACTCATCCTTTGTGCATTTTAGTAATCCTGATTTTGTCAAATTTGCCGAAAGTATGGGTTTAAAAGGCTACCGAGTTGAATCGGCTTTAGATTTGATTCCTACTTTGAAAGAAGCCCTCGCTCAAGATGTACCTGCAGTGATAGATTGTCCCGTAGATTATCGGGAGAATCACCGATTTAGTCAAAAAGCCGGCGAGTTGAGTTGCGCGGTGTAA
- a CDS encoding ATP-binding protein, with product MRKSWYIEKVKSSLGRNDYHSQQSLADDTEISLSTVKSFLTGKPVDYLNFVELSKKLGLDWQDIAYKEPQTQPPKPQPTNGEASPFITGAPITQPRYFFGRDKELKRLFNLLKRHPLQNAAIIGKKRSGKTSLLHYLKNITTTPAEQLRPEQKSDWLPHPENYCWIFVDLQDARMQSREGLLKYILESLKMQVPTPCDLDHFMDVVSDNLHFPTVILLDEISVGLERCPELDDGFWECLRSLATNHTGGNLAFVLATPESPMEMARNTEHSSPFFNIFGYTAYLGALTETEARELIASSPIAFTEEDIEWILTQSCCWPLLLQILCRERLFNLEEGENDDNWREEGLRQMKSFTHLLDS from the coding sequence TTGCGTAAGTCCTGGTATATTGAAAAAGTAAAGTCATCACTTGGGCGTAATGACTATCACAGCCAGCAGTCTTTGGCTGATGACACAGAAATTTCTCTCTCCACAGTCAAAAGCTTTCTCACTGGTAAACCTGTTGACTATCTAAATTTTGTAGAACTTAGCAAAAAACTGGGGTTAGATTGGCAAGACATTGCATACAAAGAACCACAAACTCAACCGCCTAAACCTCAGCCAACTAACGGCGAAGCATCACCCTTCATCACTGGCGCACCCATCACCCAGCCGCGTTACTTTTTTGGACGTGACAAAGAATTAAAACGCCTCTTCAACTTACTCAAACGCCATCCCCTGCAAAACGCCGCCATCATCGGAAAAAAGCGTAGTGGTAAAACATCCCTGCTGCACTACCTCAAAAATATCACCACCACCCCAGCAGAACAGCTGCGTCCTGAGCAAAAATCTGACTGGCTACCGCATCCAGAAAATTACTGTTGGATTTTCGTAGACTTGCAAGACGCACGAATGCAAAGCCGAGAAGGACTGCTAAAGTACATCCTAGAATCACTGAAGATGCAAGTGCCTACACCTTGCGATTTAGATCATTTTATGGATGTAGTCAGCGATAATTTGCATTTTCCCACAGTCATCTTATTAGATGAAATTAGTGTTGGATTGGAACGCTGTCCAGAATTAGATGATGGCTTTTGGGAATGTTTGCGGTCTTTGGCAACTAACCATACAGGGGGCAATTTAGCATTTGTTTTGGCTACTCCCGAATCACCGATGGAAATGGCGCGAAACACAGAACACAGCTCACCCTTTTTTAATATTTTCGGCTACACCGCATATCTGGGAGCATTGACTGAGACAGAAGCGCGGGAATTGATAGCGAGTTCGCCCATTGCTTTCACTGAGGAAGATATAGAGTGGATTTTGACACAAAGTTGCTGCTGGCCACTGTTGTTACAAATTCTATGTAGAGAAAGATTATTTAACTTAGAAGAAGGGGAGAATGATGATAATTGGCGTGAGGAAGGTTTACGACAAATGAAATCATTTACTCATTTATTAGATTCATAA
- a CDS encoding type II toxin-antitoxin system VapC family toxin, whose product MIILDTHIWVWWVQGDARLTKQHQNWLQQYESQGLGISIMSCWEVAKLVEIGKLTLPYPVEEWLTRALAYPGVQLLEVTIPIIVESTQLTGFHRDPFDQIIVATARIYNSPLLTVDAKILAYPGVQTLKN is encoded by the coding sequence ATGATTATACTGGATACCCATATATGGGTTTGGTGGGTTCAAGGTGATGCAAGACTGACCAAACAACATCAGAACTGGCTGCAACAATATGAATCCCAAGGATTAGGAATCAGCATCATGTCTTGTTGGGAAGTTGCCAAATTGGTAGAGATTGGCAAGCTAACTCTACCGTATCCAGTTGAGGAGTGGTTAACAAGAGCTTTAGCTTATCCAGGGGTGCAGCTACTCGAAGTGACAATTCCAATTATCGTTGAATCAACCCAACTCACAGGTTTTCACCGAGATCCATTTGACCAAATTATTGTAGCCACTGCCAGAATTTACAACTCTCCTTTACTAACTGTTGACGCCAAAATTCTGGCATATCCTGGGGTGCAAACTCTCAAAAATTGA
- a CDS encoding AAA family ATPase: MTSPQLPPNAYTNAPQQHPNLILGSLQLLFWLVFRPSAWHNHLERIDPALDSGSSLIILLRQGRWRNLALWRLFIQGYFILPILANLLFGLVLWALGEPIANIAFRVAWGVVFGVAWGVAWGVVFGVAFGVAGGVAGGVAGGVAVGVAGGVAVGVAGGVAVGVAVGVAVGVAVGVAVGVAVGVAVGVAFGVAFGVAFGVAFGVAFGVAFGVAFGVGITINSWRPVLSFPFLILWNSLLYRLDKGRNGKSFCLLRFHSAFWDEWQRLYLPGLDKHLLFIIENNPVEGKAALEYLSISPQRWAAQAAQIELDARSLQGCADVEAIRKAHRSLVTGELESEVSPLLQIFSRISEDVDAALNQASAYNQRLVLRDIADKLNLQLQNFARSSDKYTVRFYPIIKSWREIVTNYIDELAKITELRQEIDSPYITGNPITLEQEIFTGRDDIGLRIEQLLSDRRRPPLLLYGQRRMGKTSLLNNIGKLLPNNIIPMFVDLQGAPSSASDHAGFLYNLAREMEKSAKKQGVTLPSLAREVLQSDPFTYFDEWLDNVEHALEQNTALLALDEFEVLDNAIAKGRFDEQDVLGMLRHLIQHRPRFKVLLAGSHTIEEYQRWASYLINVQVVHISYLKEAEARQLIECPVKDFTLRYEPNAVERVLQLTRCHPFLVQLLCAEIIVLKNEQDPSIRRLATLADVEAAIPEALQSGGFFFADIQNNQVDAAGQAILRFIAAQGEGAIVSHQTLLQHFPDADITFNLLLQRELIEEVDDGYGFQVELIRRWFV; encoded by the coding sequence TTGACTTCACCACAACTACCCCCCAACGCCTACACCAATGCACCCCAGCAGCACCCCAACTTAATACTCGGTAGCTTGCAACTACTTTTCTGGCTTGTCTTCCGCCCCTCAGCATGGCATAACCACCTTGAGCGTATTGACCCTGCTTTAGACTCTGGCTCCTCTCTAATTATCTTGTTGAGACAAGGGCGATGGCGGAACCTTGCTCTGTGGCGGCTGTTCATCCAGGGATACTTTATCTTACCTATCCTGGCTAACTTATTATTCGGCTTGGTGCTGTGGGCATTGGGTGAACCAATCGCAAATATAGCTTTTCGCGTGGCGTGGGGCGTGGTGTTCGGCGTGGCGTGGGGCGTGGCGTGGGGCGTGGTGTTCGGCGTGGCGTTCGGCGTGGCGGGAGGCGTGGCGGGAGGCGTGGCGGGAGGCGTGGCGGTAGGCGTGGCGGGAGGCGTGGCGGTAGGCGTGGCGGGAGGCGTGGCGGTAGGCGTGGCGGTAGGCGTGGCGGTAGGCGTGGCGGTAGGCGTGGCGGTAGGCGTGGCGGTAGGCGTGGCGGTAGGCGTGGCGTTCGGCGTGGCGTTCGGCGTGGCGTTCGGCGTGGCGTTCGGCGTGGCGTTCGGCGTGGCGTTCGGCGTGGCGTTCGGCGTGGGAATCACTATCAATTCATGGCGGCCTGTTTTATCCTTTCCATTTCTCATTCTTTGGAATTCTCTGCTCTATAGATTAGACAAAGGACGTAATGGTAAAAGCTTTTGTTTATTACGCTTTCACTCCGCCTTCTGGGATGAGTGGCAGCGTTTATATCTGCCTGGTTTGGATAAGCATCTCCTTTTCATAATCGAAAATAACCCAGTTGAAGGAAAAGCTGCTTTAGAATATCTCAGTATCAGCCCCCAGCGCTGGGCGGCTCAAGCTGCACAAATTGAACTGGATGCACGCAGTTTACAAGGCTGTGCTGATGTGGAAGCTATTCGTAAAGCTCATCGTAGTCTGGTAACTGGTGAACTAGAGAGTGAAGTTAGCCCTCTACTACAAATCTTTAGCCGTATCAGTGAGGATGTAGATGCTGCACTCAATCAAGCAAGTGCTTATAACCAGCGCTTAGTTCTTAGAGATATTGCAGATAAATTAAATCTACAGTTGCAGAACTTCGCTCGTAGCAGCGACAAATACACAGTCCGTTTCTACCCGATTATCAAAAGTTGGCGTGAGATAGTAACTAACTATATAGATGAACTGGCTAAAATTACTGAACTGCGCCAAGAAATTGACTCGCCTTACATTACTGGGAATCCCATTACACTAGAGCAAGAAATTTTCACGGGGCGTGATGATATCGGCTTACGCATCGAGCAACTACTGAGCGATCGCCGTCGTCCACCTCTGCTACTATACGGTCAGCGACGTATGGGTAAAACTTCTCTCCTCAATAACATCGGAAAGTTACTACCTAATAACATCATTCCCATGTTTGTAGACTTGCAAGGCGCACCTTCATCAGCTAGTGACCATGCAGGTTTTCTCTACAACCTGGCTAGAGAGATGGAGAAGTCAGCGAAAAAGCAAGGTGTAACTCTACCGTCCCTAGCCCGCGAAGTGCTACAATCTGACCCGTTCACCTATTTCGATGAATGGCTAGATAATGTAGAACACGCTCTAGAACAAAACACCGCCTTACTAGCGCTAGATGAATTCGAGGTGCTAGACAACGCTATAGCCAAAGGTCGCTTTGATGAACAGGATGTTTTAGGAATGCTGCGTCACCTCATCCAACATCGTCCCCGCTTCAAGGTCTTACTGGCTGGCTCTCATACTATCGAAGAATATCAGCGCTGGGCAAGTTATCTCATTAATGTCCAAGTAGTGCATATCTCGTACCTCAAAGAAGCGGAAGCACGACAATTAATTGAATGTCCCGTCAAAGATTTTACTCTCCGCTATGAACCTAACGCCGTTGAGCGAGTATTGCAACTCACCCGTTGTCATCCATTTTTAGTACAACTACTCTGTGCAGAAATTATTGTCCTTAAGAACGAACAAGACCCCTCTATCCGGCGATTGGCAACTTTAGCAGATGTGGAAGCCGCGATACCTGAAGCTTTGCAAAGTGGGGGCTTTTTCTTTGCTGACATTCAAAACAACCAAGTAGACGCGGCTGGACAAGCTATTCTACGTTTTATTGCCGCTCAAGGAGAAGGGGCTATAGTTAGCCACCAAACTTTATTGCAACATTTCCCTGATGCTGATATTACTTTCAATTTGCTGTTACAACGTGAGTTAATCGAGGAAGTTGACGACGGCTATGGCTTCCAGGTGGAGTTGATTCGTCGCTGGTTTGTTTGA
- a CDS encoding class I fructose-bisphosphate aldolase, giving the protein MTTTLIEANSIESLLGKEAEDLLTYKAKVPTDLLHLPGPDFVDRIWLNSDRNPQVLRNLQLLYSTGRLAYTGYLSILPVDQGIEHSAGASFAPNPIYFDPENIIRLAIAAGCNAVATTLGTLGIVSRKYAHKIPFIAKINHNELLTFPNQFDQVLFADVEQAWNLGAAAVGATIYFGSEHSTRQIQEISKAFKRAHELGMVTILWCYLRNNAFKQDKDYHLAADLTGQANHLGVTIEADIIKQKLPENNNGYGAVAKASGKSYGKTDERVYTELTTDHPIDLTRYQVLNCYSGRVGLINSGGATGKNDFAEAVRTAVINKRAGGSGLISGRKTFQRPFEEGVKLFHTIQDVYLSPDVTIA; this is encoded by the coding sequence ATGACTACAACGCTCATAGAGGCTAATTCTATCGAGTCATTGCTAGGTAAAGAGGCTGAAGACTTGCTTACCTACAAAGCAAAAGTTCCTACTGATTTACTACATTTGCCGGGGCCAGACTTTGTAGATCGCATCTGGCTCAACAGCGATCGCAATCCTCAAGTATTGCGTAATCTCCAGCTACTTTATTCTACTGGTCGTCTTGCATATACTGGATATCTGTCTATTCTACCGGTAGACCAAGGGATTGAACACTCAGCAGGTGCGTCTTTTGCGCCCAATCCGATTTACTTTGACCCAGAAAATATTATCAGGCTAGCGATCGCCGCAGGTTGCAATGCGGTTGCTACCACTTTGGGGACATTAGGGATTGTTTCGCGCAAATATGCCCACAAAATTCCCTTTATTGCCAAAATCAATCACAATGAATTGCTGACTTTCCCCAATCAATTTGACCAGGTATTGTTTGCTGATGTCGAACAAGCTTGGAATTTAGGGGCCGCCGCCGTCGGTGCGACAATTTACTTTGGTTCAGAGCATTCTACCAGACAAATTCAGGAAATCAGCAAAGCTTTTAAACGCGCCCATGAACTGGGGATGGTGACTATTCTCTGGTGCTATCTGCGGAATAACGCTTTTAAACAAGATAAAGATTACCACCTTGCAGCCGACCTCACCGGACAGGCGAATCATTTGGGTGTAACCATTGAAGCCGACATCATTAAACAAAAGTTACCAGAAAATAACAATGGTTACGGTGCAGTTGCTAAAGCTAGTGGTAAGAGTTACGGGAAAACCGATGAGCGGGTTTACACAGAATTGACAACCGATCACCCAATTGATTTAACTCGTTATCAAGTACTAAATTGTTACTCTGGGCGGGTGGGTTTGATTAATTCTGGTGGCGCGACTGGTAAAAATGACTTCGCCGAAGCAGTTCGCACGGCTGTAATTAACAAACGCGCTGGTGGTTCAGGATTAATTTCTGGGCGAAAGACCTTCCAGCGTCCCTTTGAGGAAGGTGTGAAGTTGTTTCATACCATTCAAGATGTTTACTTGTCGCCAGATGTGACGATCGCTTAG